In one Halosimplex halophilum genomic region, the following are encoded:
- a CDS encoding helix-turn-helix transcriptional regulator: protein MQQWLVGDAVGGALAAGGGTARAIAARGWPSSPTAGEPSVGALQSASGDIGGMMVAAVVLVALGLGGVAAWHSGLPSLRSVGGSAGGESSTDPEGPATTDRPPEPDPAAEGAAEPDEPEGRTDRELIVDILESHEGRMKQARIVDETGWSKSKVSMLLSEMEDEEEISKLRVGRENIISLSGNEPEAAGSPFDDE, encoded by the coding sequence ATGCAGCAGTGGCTGGTCGGCGACGCTGTCGGGGGAGCACTGGCGGCCGGGGGCGGGACGGCGCGGGCGATCGCCGCACGGGGATGGCCGTCGTCCCCGACCGCCGGCGAGCCGTCGGTCGGCGCCTTGCAGTCGGCCTCGGGCGACATCGGCGGGATGATGGTCGCCGCCGTCGTCCTCGTCGCGCTCGGCCTCGGGGGCGTCGCCGCCTGGCACTCCGGCCTCCCCTCGCTTCGGTCGGTCGGCGGCTCCGCGGGCGGCGAGTCGTCGACCGACCCGGAGGGGCCGGCGACGACCGACCGGCCGCCCGAACCGGACCCGGCCGCCGAGGGGGCCGCCGAACCCGACGAACCCGAGGGCCGGACCGACCGGGAACTCATCGTCGACATCCTCGAATCCCACGAGGGGCGGATGAAACAGGCCCGGATCGTCGACGAGACGGGCTGGTCGAAGTCCAAGGTGAGCATGCTCCTCTCGGAGATGGAAGACGAGGAGGAGATCAGCAAGCTCCGGGTCGGCCGGGAGAACATCATCAGCCTCAGCGGCAACGAGCCGGAGGCCGCCGGCTCCCCGTTCGACGACGAGTGA
- a CDS encoding DUF1810 domain-containing protein produces the protein MTNPDDPHDLRRFVEAQESVMDAVKKELRSGRKRSHWMWFVFPQMEGLGSSEMAQRYAIGSRAEAEAYLDHPILGPRLRECTELVNAVEGRTASEIFGSPDDLKFRSSMTLFATVADDPGPFETALERYYDGDPDPKTLELLDDG, from the coding sequence GTGACGAACCCCGACGACCCCCACGATCTGCGGCGATTCGTCGAAGCGCAGGAGTCGGTCATGGACGCGGTCAAGAAAGAACTGCGCTCGGGTCGCAAGCGCTCCCACTGGATGTGGTTCGTGTTCCCCCAGATGGAGGGACTCGGGAGCAGCGAGATGGCCCAGCGATACGCCATCGGTTCGCGGGCCGAGGCCGAGGCGTACCTGGACCATCCGATACTCGGGCCGCGCCTGCGCGAGTGCACGGAGCTGGTCAACGCCGTCGAGGGCCGGACGGCCAGCGAGATATTCGGGTCGCCGGACGACCTGAAGTTCCGCTCCTCGATGACGCTGTTCGCGACGGTCGCCGACGACCCGGGCCCCTTCGAGACGGCACTGGAGCGGTACTACGACGGCGACCCCGACCCGAAGACGCTCGAACTGCTCGACGACGGTTGA